The segment CGTCGACCTCGAGGCGGGGCGGTGTACCTGTCCGGACCACGTCTTCCGGAACGTCCGCTGTAAGCACGTTCGCCGAGTCGCCATCGAGATTACGGCGGGGCGTGCGCCGCCACTCGGCCAGATCGCCGTCGCGTGTACCGACTGCGGCGACTCGATCTTCGTCGACGAAGACGCGGCGGGGCCGTTTTACTGCGAGCGCCACCGGCTCTATCCCGGCGTGACGGTTCGCGACCGCGAGACCGGAGACCGGCTGACGGTCGTCGACGTCTCGGACTTGCGAGCGGACGCCGTCCGAATTCCCGACGCGAACGCGACGGTCTCCGAGTACGGGACAAACGAGCGCTACGACCCCGACGTACCGGTCGTCGGCGCCGTCTACCCGCACGCGACGGTGGC is part of the Halostagnicola kamekurae genome and harbors:
- a CDS encoding SWIM zinc finger family protein, whose protein sequence is MITTASPKTSLPVPTDRRLEERSLRARTEAMSVLALGDGLYEVESESGHTYLVDLEAGRCTCPDHVFRNVRCKHVRRVAIEITAGRAPPLGQIAVACTDCGDSIFVDEDAAGPFYCERHRLYPGVTVRDRETGDRLTVVDVSDLRADAVRIPDANATVSEYGTNERYDPDVPVVGAVYPHATVAQNGVVPSSLKVYVFPRTRLERVRADDRN